A window of Halopseudomonas sabulinigri genomic DNA:
CCAAAATAAACGCGCGTGCCTTCAGCATTACGGCCAACACCTTCGCCGCGAATGACGCAGGGGTACTCAACACCCAAGCGGTAAGCGCCAAGCACATCCCAGCCACCCAAGCCGGCGGTGTCTACACTGATAAGTACAGAACCTTCTTGTGGGGCAGGCTCTTTGAAGTCTTGAATGACGGGCAGTGCGCCGCGTTCATTAATAACAGCTGCTTTCATGATTGTGTTCCTTGGAGCGATAGCTTGGCTGTAACCTTAGGTCTAAAACACGCAGCAATAGCTTTTGTTTTTCAGGGTGTTTGTGTGTTCTGTGATGGGTTATCATTCTGAAATAAGATTTCCATTCTGTCAAAAGAATGATTGAGAGTCCCGTTATGCTCGTATTGAGCTAGAGGTGCCCCCCTTGCCTTATTCATCCAATAACCAATCAGGTTTTCAAGCAGCCCATCCGCAGCTTCATTCGTACACCGAACTAGGTGGTCAAAAAGGGACTGCCTCGATTTTTTTACCTGAAGAGGTGCCTGTTGCTTTCGTCTATAACGGCATCAGTCAGGCCGTCATGATGGCAAGCCCTTTTGACCTTGAAGACTTGGCGATCGGCTATAGCATTGGCAGCGGCTTGATAAAGGATGCAGCTTGTATCTACGGCATAGAGGTTACCCAGGGCCTTGTTGGTATTCAGTTGCAGATAAGTGTGAGTCAGCGCGCTTTCACCAAGATCAAGCAGCTACGCAGGTCGCAGGCAGGGTCGACCGGCTGCGGCCTGTGTGGTGTAGAGTCACTTGCCAACGCGCTACCGGACTTGCCGGTTCATCCCACACGAGCGTTACCTCCAGCCCAGCACCTGAGCAAGTTACGTTCTTGTCTGGCCAGCCACCAACTACTGGCCAAACAGACAGGTGCGTTGCACGCCGCGCTCTATGTGGATGAAAGGGGCGAGATCAAGCTATGTCGTGAGGACGTGGGGCGGCACAACGCCATGGACAAGTTGATTGGCGCGCTGCTAAACGATCAGCGCCTCCCAAGTAATGGTTTTGTGGTGGTCACCAGCCGCTGTAGCCTTGAGCTGATACAGAAAGCGGTGCGCGCAGGGTTTTCTACCCTTGCCACCTTGTCAGCTCCAACCGACATTAGTGTTTCCTGGGCTCGCTACTGCAATTTGAACCTTGTGCACATACCGCGTTCCAGCGCTCCCAGAGTCTATAGTCCGGAGCCAGTATGAGTACGCCAAAAGCCGGCAAGGAAAAATTTAAACGTTATACGGGGCCGGCGGCAGGTTGGGGTGCGTTGAGCAGCGTTACCAATGCATGGCTGGGCAGCAGCCAACCAATCAAGAATATTCGTGCGCTGTTGAAGACTAATCAGCACGGAGGTTTTGATTGTCCAGGGTGCGCCTGGGGAGAAGAGCCCGGCACGGGGCGCGTGAAGTTTTGTGAGAATGGCGCCAAGGCTGTGAACTGGGAGGCAACCTCCCGAAAAGTTGATGCTGATTTCTTTGCACGGCATAGTGTTGCGCAACTGCGCCGGCAAACGGATTACTGGTTAGAGTACCAAGGTCGGTTGACCGAGCCGATGCGCTATGACCGAGATAGCGATCATTACGTGCCCATCAGTTGGGACGATGCCTTTGCGCTTATCGGGCAGCATCTGAACGCCTTGGATTCACCAGGCGAGGCAGAGTTTTATACCTCTGGGCGGGCCAGTAATGAGGCGGCTTTCCTATATCAGTTATTCGTTCGCATATTTGGTACCAACAACTTTCCTGACTGCTCCAACATGTGTCATGAGGCGAGTGGAGTTGCCTTGGGGGCGAGTCTTGGCACCGGCAAAGGCACGGTCACCTTTGCCGACTTTGAGCAAGCTGACGCAATTTTTGTGCTGGGCCAGAATCCGGGAACCAACCATCCAAGAATGCTAGAGCCCTTACGCGATGCAGTACGCCGCGGAGCACAGGTGGTTTGCTTCAATCCGCTGAAAGAGCGCGGGCTAGAACGCTTTCAGCATCCGCAAAGCATGGCGAGAATGCTGAGCAATAGCGCTGACGCGATGCACACCGCTTATTTTCGGCCAGCTCTGGGTGGCGATCTCGCGGTACTGCGCGGGATGGCCAAGTACATGCTGCAGTGGCAGCGTGAAGCTCAGCGGTATCGTCTGGAGGGTGTATTTGATGAGGCGTTCATACTTTCTCAGACCAGTGGCTTTCAGGATTATATCGCCGTGCTGGATACAACTGATTGGGCTGATGTAGTTGCTCAGTCCGGTCTCCGCCTAGACGAGATAGAGCAGGCGGCGCGGCTTTTTTGCGATGCCGGAAACACTATTTTCTGCTGGGCAATGGGGATAACCCAACACCATCACGGTGTAGCGACAATTCAGGAAATTGTGAACCTGCAGCTGTTGCGAGGAAACATTGGCCGCGCTGGTTCCGGCGTGTGTCCGGTTCGGGGCCACAGTAACGTGCAAGGCGATAGAACAATGGGCATCGATGAGCGACCTAGCCCTGCGTTTCTGGATCGCTTGCAGGAATACTTTGGTTTCAGCCCTCCGCGCAAGCCAGGCCATAACACAGTAGAAGCAATCAAGGCATTGCTGGAGGGGAGGGCAAAAGTCTTCATCGGGTTGGGTGGGAATTTTGCCCAGGCAACACCGGACAGCAAGGTGACTCATGCCGCTTTGTCCCGCTGCGCGCTAAATGTGCAGATCAGTACCAAGCTGAACCGCAGCCATTTAATGGTGAGCAATGATGCGCTGATCTTGCCGTGCCTGGGCCGAACGGATATTGACCGTCAAGCCTCCGGCCACCAATGCGTTACCGTGGAAGACTCGTTCAGCATGGTGCATGCATCTTTCGGCCAGCTAGAGCCGCTCTCTGAGGAAATGAGGTCTGAGCCCTGGATTATTGCTGGAATGGCGAGAGCGACAGTAGGTGATCACATTGTTGATTGGCAAGCAATGCGGGACGACTATCGGACTATCCGTGCCGCGATTAGCGCCTGTGTTCCAGGCTTCGAGCATTTTGAGCAGCGACTGCAAAACCCGGGTGGGTTCCACCTTGCTAATACGGCGGCTACACGTTGTTGGCGCACGGATAGCGGTATGGCGAGGTTCATTGCCAGTGACTTGCCAGCAGATTTGCTACCGGAAGCGGTAAGG
This region includes:
- the fdhD gene encoding formate dehydrogenase accessory sulfurtransferase FdhD translates to MPYSSNNQSGFQAAHPQLHSYTELGGQKGTASIFLPEEVPVAFVYNGISQAVMMASPFDLEDLAIGYSIGSGLIKDAACIYGIEVTQGLVGIQLQISVSQRAFTKIKQLRRSQAGSTGCGLCGVESLANALPDLPVHPTRALPPAQHLSKLRSCLASHQLLAKQTGALHAALYVDERGEIKLCREDVGRHNAMDKLIGALLNDQRLPSNGFVVVTSRCSLELIQKAVRAGFSTLATLSAPTDISVSWARYCNLNLVHIPRSSAPRVYSPEPV
- a CDS encoding FdhF/YdeP family oxidoreductase; this encodes MSTPKAGKEKFKRYTGPAAGWGALSSVTNAWLGSSQPIKNIRALLKTNQHGGFDCPGCAWGEEPGTGRVKFCENGAKAVNWEATSRKVDADFFARHSVAQLRRQTDYWLEYQGRLTEPMRYDRDSDHYVPISWDDAFALIGQHLNALDSPGEAEFYTSGRASNEAAFLYQLFVRIFGTNNFPDCSNMCHEASGVALGASLGTGKGTVTFADFEQADAIFVLGQNPGTNHPRMLEPLRDAVRRGAQVVCFNPLKERGLERFQHPQSMARMLSNSADAMHTAYFRPALGGDLAVLRGMAKYMLQWQREAQRYRLEGVFDEAFILSQTSGFQDYIAVLDTTDWADVVAQSGLRLDEIEQAARLFCDAGNTIFCWAMGITQHHHGVATIQEIVNLQLLRGNIGRAGSGVCPVRGHSNVQGDRTMGIDERPSPAFLDRLQEYFGFSPPRKPGHNTVEAIKALLEGRAKVFIGLGGNFAQATPDSKVTHAALSRCALNVQISTKLNRSHLMVSNDALILPCLGRTDIDRQASGHQCVTVEDSFSMVHASFGQLEPLSEEMRSEPWIIAGMARATVGDHIVDWQAMRDDYRTIRAAISACVPGFEHFEQRLQNPGGFHLANTAATRCWRTDSGMARFIASDLPADLLPEAVRSSGEKHDLVLQSLRSHDQYNTTIYGLDDRYRGVTGQREIVFINQHDIDRLGLIAGAKVDMVSIWNDGVERRVRGFRVLPYDIPPGQAAAYYPEVNPLVPLDSCGVGSSTPVSKYIPIRVEPSQGDAPLASSGA